The Balearica regulorum gibbericeps isolate bBalReg1 chromosome 22, bBalReg1.pri, whole genome shotgun sequence genome includes a region encoding these proteins:
- the HEYL gene encoding hairy/enhancer-of-split related with YRPW motif-like protein, whose amino-acid sequence MKRLCEESSSDTESDGTIDVGREEEYSHVSRSVSPTTTSQIQARKKRRGIIEKRRRDRINSSLSELRRLVPTAFEKQGSSKLEKAEILQMTVDHLKMLHATGGTGFLDARALAVDYRSIGFRECLTEVVRYLGILEGQNTTDPIRLRLLSHLNNYVAEMEPSPVATSLLPIQTWPWSFLHSAAGPMQIPRREAAPAPVVLTASSLAYPSPTVRPAPLRRVPSDMLPSRRSFLASRMASSSRRARGTGSSAAVAAVPRMPSPAGVLREGSSKSSQIATFLFSPASVGVPVPPAYTVPPALGATAQGPGIRVGTSRICRSWATEIGAF is encoded by the exons ATGAAGCGGCTGTGCGAGGAGAGCTCGTCCGACACGGAGTCGGACGGCACCATCGACGTGGGCCGGGAGGAGGAGTACAG ccaCGTTTCCAGGTCTGTGTCTCCCACTACGACATCTCAGATACAAGCCAGGAAGAAGCGGAGAGGG ATCATTGAGAAGCGGCGCCGTGACCGTATCAACAGCAGCCTCTCTGAACTGCGGCGCCTGGTGCCCACCGCCTTCGAGAagcag GGGTCTTCCAAGCTGGAGAAGGCAGAAATTCTACAAATGACAGTAGATCACTTGAAAATGCTTCACGCCACTGGAGGAACAG GCTTCTTAGATGCTCGAGCTCTGGCCGTGGATTACAGGAGTATTGGCTTCCGCGAATGTCTCACTGAAGTTGTCAGGTACCTGGGCATCCTTGAGGGCCAAAACACCACTGACCCCATCCGGCTGCGACTCCTCTCCCACCTGAATAATTACGTGGCAGAAATGGAGCCTTCGCCTGTGGCCACTTCCCTCCTGCCCATCCAGACCTGGCCATGGTCCTTcctccacagtgctgctggcCCCATGCAGATTCCCAGGAGggaggctgctcctgctccgGTTGTTTTGACTGCATCTTCTCTGGCTTACCCAAGCCCCACTGTGAGGCCAGCCCCGCTTCGCCGTGTCCCCAGCGACATGCTGCCCTCCCGCCGAAGCTTCCTGGCCAGCAGGATGGCCTCTTCCAGCCGGAGGGCCCGAGGGACGGGCTCATCTGCAGCCGTGGCAGCCGTGCCCAGGATGCCGTCACCAGCGGGCGTGTTGAGAGAGGGTTCGTCCAAGAGCAGCCAAATCGCGACGTTCCTTTTCTCACCAGCCTCCGTCGGTGTCCCTGTTCCACCGGCTTACACGGTGCCTCCCGCCTTGGGTGCTACCGCGCAGGGACCCGGGATCAGGGTTGGGACATCCAGGATCTGCCGCTCCTGGGCAACTGAAATCGGGGCTTTCTga